Within Trichoderma atroviride chromosome 2, complete sequence, the genomic segment AGTCGAGGAGACGAGCGATGGCGATGTTCTAATGACTTCGGCAGACGAGCCGATATCCATTCCTCATACTTATGAAGCAACCGGTCTTGACGGGGTCAATGCTTTGCTAAAAGCTGGCGAACTTTTTGACGACCGGCGAAGCTAACATGCCAACCAACCAATGGCGGTAATAGGCTCATAACAGTTGCTTTGATGGCCATATGCCAACTAATCGGCGCCGGAACACGGAGATGCTATTTGCTCGTAGCATGTTGGGAGTCGTTTTTGGGTCATTTTCCCGCTTGGCTCTGTTCGCTGATATCTCGTGCATCGTTGAAATTCTGTTCAGATACCCATAGCTCTTTTCCCTTACTTAATTCGTCTATGTGCTGGATATATATATTGGTGTAGCtacatcttctttttctttttctttcagtTTTCAAAGGTTGTGAGGAAACggttctcttttttctttgtaaCTGCAACCTGTAGATAAACGATACTGGGCGAGATCAGAGGCCGGCGTTGATGGAAAGATCGTTGTAAACAATAGGACCCAAGCTTTCGGGTGAAAAGTTTTTGGGGAAGACTCTGTTTTGTGTTCTTGATCTTAGCAGCCACCAGGTCTCAGAGTTGCCGGTCTTATGGTCCGCGCTTTGTCGAAGGTGGCTTGTTGAAAATATACCTATGTATTTCTGTTTAGCCCTTTTTAAATGATTGCAAATTGGTGAGCTCACAGAAGAGTTGGGTGGATTCTTTTGGCACTGATAAAGTGAGTTCACCTTTCGAGTGACGATGATGCGTGCACATGAAGCTTTTGGACCTGACGAGGAGAGAATCTCGATGAATGTTGAAAAATTGAAGTCGGTCAAAAGAAGTCTGGCCTTTGGTTGGTTTGTAGATAAGGTAAGCAAGCACTAAGACAATGACTGGTCACGGGTAGGCGCCTGACTTGCCTTGCTAATTCTAGACTACGAGGGTTCTATATATGGCAAGACCTGCCAGCTGGCAGACTATGTCCCAGGGAAGTAGAGGCCTATAACGTCTAGATTACGctaaagagagagaaaaggcgagCGAATAGATCAAAAGGGATGTAATACATGCTGCAAATTGATTGATATATCATTCTGTGGCATTATTCTGTGGCATTATTCTTCCATATAAGAGTTACAAGTTCATATACATCACTAAGAGCTGTTAATCATCGACATCATAGCCTTTCCCAAAGCGCCCAGTAGTGCAAATGGCCACCCCTAATCCTATCCATGCCTGGTTTGTTTTGTTCTCATGAGGCGACTTCTCTCGTATACCAAACATACTTATACCGCGCCTTCTGTGATCTCAGCCGTCCAGTCTTTCCGAATATCCAGCTCATTCAGCCCCTCTGTATTTTCAATCACCAGTCCCTTTTCGTTTGCCAGGTGAAGTAGACATATAAAGCAATACGAAGTGGAAATGTCCGCCATGGCAGGTTTGGGGTATACTGATTGCAATCCGTTCATCACCTCCGTGAATTTGAGCTtgggttcttcttctgtgtTGGGCGGCGGTGCAGGGGTCTCCTATGTGATGAGTTAGTTAGTATAGTTGCAGGAAGTTGCATTGTGGTGGCCTTATAGCGGATCAAAGCGCATTAAACACATACCTCTAGCTCTTCTAGGCCCATGCCTTTCCAGATTTCCTCTTTGAGTCGCCTGACGTCCACCTTCTTTGCTACCCTGGCAAACTGAACATATTCAGGTCGCACACGGCGCGTTTGAGTCACTAGTGTTGTGCCAAAAGCACCCATTGTATTCATAGTGTCTCCATTCAACATAGCGGTCATTCCGACTCCCTCGGTCAAGCCCATATCTCCCTCAGCTCCAGGTGAAAGGTGTTCTCGGGCATCTGAAAACTCAagatcatcgtcatctgggTCGTCGCCACCGGGGAATGGTAGACCGTCATCGTCTTGGAAGAAATTGGCGTCATAGTCGCCTTCAGGCAAGGCGGCGTCCTCAGGCGCCTTCTGCTGCGCCCAAAATGCCTCGTCCAAGTCTCCCGCTGGCTGGCTGTCCTGAGAGCTATAACCCTGCGCGCCTGTGCGTGAGCCAAACCCTGGCCGTTTCCGAGCAAGACGAGATCTGGGCTTGAGGAAGAGGTTCAACAGGGATTTTGAGCTAAAATGTTTGTCATCGGGAAGTAGGTTTCGAGACTTGGACTTCCAATCCTTCTTGGGCAAACAGACAGCTGAGTTGCTGGAGGCTTGTGTATAAATGAGATCGGACTGACTGGGGCTGAGAGGCGAAGAAAAGTCAATTTCAAATggctccttttctttgcgcttcttcgcctctccCGACGGCTTGTTGACGTCTTTAATTTTGCGAATTCTCCAATGCTCCGCGCTGGCCCAGTTCTTTTGCAATGCTTGGTCAAAGAAGCTCAGTATGTCTTGATGCATCTTGTCTGCGTTTTGCGAGTTGCCCATGGATACGATATATTCGCCGTTCTCGTCAAAACCCTCCCCGTCTCCGCCTTCTCCACCATCTGTCCCGGCGTCATATACACGCATTTGAGGTTCAAGAGCAGCCTCGCGTGCCCAGGcttcgccgccctcgccaaaAGCAACATCGCCGAGAGTGTCGAAATCGCCAAGGCCCAgatcttcatcgtcaaaaCCAGCCGGTGCATCTTCGTCAATGAACATGCCAGATTTGTTGCCTGGAGCGCCAGGCTTATCCTGGCTTTCCCTCCAGTCTTCAGGAGCCTTCAAGAAAGGGATGTTTATAGATCCAGAGGGATCTCCGAGTTCAAAGCTCTTCAGGGACGGGCAGATATCGAGTTCATCCAGTAAGTTTAGGTCAGGGAAGAACCGCTGGCCAAGCGCTGACATGTCAATCTCTACCTCAGGAACGTCCGGCTCTTGGTCTTGAGCTTGGTTCtgatcttggctttggccgTGGCCTTGGTCTTCGTCCTGGTCTATATCCATATGGTGGTCCTCGTCGAGGTCTAAACGGCTTTGCTGGACctcttcgccatcttctccagctccggcTTCagcgtcgtcttcgtccagTTGGTCCTCCTTCTTACTCTCGTCTGCGTCGCCGACATCATCGCTACTGTCAAAAACAATGCGACCTTGTGAGTCAATCATCAGGTGGTTAAGCAAGAGACCTTTGGCGCCTCCCTCGTCGAAGTCGGCGGAAGCTTTTTTGAAAAGTGGATCGACGGCGAATTCAAGCTCGAATTTTTTGAGTTGTAAAGAAGCGAATGATGGTGCAAGCGTTGCTTCTGATGATCTCTGCACCTGCAAGATTGGGCAAGTTGATTAGCATGCAAAGCAAGGCCGCCAAAAGATTTCCCTTGTTTCTGGCTTCttaccttcttcttcgtcttctttttgacGTTGCCATCCgcatcaacttcttcttcgctctcTTCACCCTCACCGGCCCCCTCTTCAGCGTCGcggtccttcttcttgttatTGCTGTCCGCGAGGCCACTCAGCAGCTTGCCTGTCTCGGTTGCAACGCTGTCGATTCGGTTGGTGTAAATCTTGACACAGCCATCAAGAGTACAGCTCGCTTTCTGGAAGTTGACACCATCGCCCTCCTTGAGTAGCGACATATCATGGAAGTAGTCGATGAGGGCAAAATTCCACGAATTGGTCGCATTAATCTTGTTGTCagtggccatcttcatccactcCTCGAAGTTGGCTAGAATGGGGACGCGCTTCATCGGCGTCACGGAGACGCCCCCCTACCATGATGGGatcgtcgccatcatccagcACTCGGGCTCCTCGAGGCGTGCCGGTATAGGGGCTCTGTGAAGCATTCTCGAAGTCTTCCGCCCTCAGGCTCTTGCGTGGCGTGGCCGCTCTCTTGATCTCGTTTATCTGCTTCTCTTGAAGGGCTTTCCTGTTGTTCATTCGTTGACCCTTTTCCTGTGCGTCATCGTTGAGGGGGATCCTATCACTCATTATTCGCATACAAgcctcggcggcgatggGCGTTGGATTCCATGGGACGGGCTTACTTGACGGGGGATTTGAATGGCGACCCCGTGGCGCCGCCTGCGCGTGGCACCTGAGCGACCCGAGGCATTGCTGCAACCAGGCGTTTTGCGTGATGCGCGCCGTAAGACTGTCCAAGATGTGCGAGCAAAGCCTCTCCCGCGCGTCGACTTGGTGCTGGGCGAGGAGTATTTTTGTTTACTGTTGACTTTCTGTGAGGCCGGCAACACGACTATCGGCGGGAAACCCCACCTTGGGCGGCCAGCCAATTGTGTGATTGGAAAGTCACGGGCGCCACGCGCTACAGCTCCAACGCTGCATCGGGCCAGGTCGAGCGGTACTCCATACTTGACAGTACTTTGTGCCTTGCAGAGGGTGAATGGGCAGCCCAAATTGGCTTCTGTCAGCACTCAAAGCCGTGGAATTACGCGGCGACCATGGGCGACTAAATCATCCGGTTATTGCCACCTCAGTATCAGCCCTGTGCTGTCTGAGCCATGTGAAGTTCTGTGAAAGAACTTCTGTGAAAGAAAGTACTCCGGCGCCCACTGGAGACGCAATTGAACAGCACCCGATCATAGGCGTTGGCACGCTATTGGAACCTTAACTGGGGGCCCCTGCTGCCCGCCTACCCCATACGGAGCGCAGAAAAAGTCCCTGTGGACGAGCCGCCACTGAGGCCGCCCAACGTCGTCATTGAAATATCATTTGATGTTCTGGCCGCACCCACGCTCAATGGGACTTTGAGACACTCCGCCAACCCTTtgattattttattactataaCCCCCGCCGCTCCAGCAAACCTGGCGAGCTTGCGACATGTCGATGCGACCAGCATGCGGACAACAAACGCCAGACGGGGCCGTTTGAGCTCCCGGCCGTTCTACACGACGGTCTTGTTGCTGTCTTTGCTGGCCGCGTACTCGTTCTTGGCGCATTCTCGACATCGCCATGGCCCTCGCGATGACACCTCGGCGTTGCTCCGACGCTCCCACGACCAGCCTGAATGTCGCCAAGTGCACACGGCCAAGGACCAATGCGCTTTTGTCAGGCAATACTGtgtagatgaagatgccggGCTTCTTCCCTACCTGCGGCTGTACTACTGCAGCCTTGGCAAGGCGCAGCCTGTTGCTTTCATCATTCTTGTTACCTGGCTGGGGCTGCTGTTCACCACCATCGGCATTGCGGCGAGCGACTTCTTCAGTGTCAACCTGAGCACCATCGCCACCATCTTGGGCCTCAGCGAGAGTCTCGCGGGCGTCACGTTTCTGGCATTTGGAAACGGCTCTCCCGATGTCTTTAGCACTTTTGCGGCAATGGGGTCCAACAGTGCAAGCATGGCTGTTGGTGAACTCATTGGCGCCGCCAGCTTCATCACAGGCGTGGTTGCGGGCTCTATGGCCCTGGTCAGAGAGTTCAGGGTGGACCGCCGGACATATGCTAGAGACATTTGCTTCTTCATTGTCGCCGTCGCCTTCACCATGGGGTTTCTGGCCGACGGGGAGCTGCGATTTTGGGAGTGCTGCGCAATGATTGGGTACTATGCCCTCTACGTGGTCGCT encodes:
- a CDS encoding uncharacterized protein (BUSCO:EOG092D0SK9); this encodes MKRVPILANFEEWMKMATDNKINATNSWNFALIDYFHDMSLLKEGDGVNFQKASCTLDGCVKIYTNRIDSVATETGKLLSGLADSNNKKKDRDAEEGAGEGEESEEEVDADGNVKKKTKKKVQRSSEATLAPSFASLQLKKFELEFAVDPLFKKASADFDEGGAKGLLLNHLMIDSQGRIVFDSSDDVGDADESKKEDQLDEDDAEAGAGEDGEEVQQSRLDLDEDHHMDIDQDEDQGHGQSQDQNQAQDQEPDVPEVEIDMSALGQRFFPDLNLLDELDICPSLKSFELGDPSGSINIPFLKAPEDWRESQDKPGAPGNKSGMFIDEDAPAGFDDEDLGLGDFDTLGDVAFGEGGEAWAREAALEPQMRVYDAGTDGGEGGDGEGFDENGEYIVSMGNSQNADKMHQDILSFFDQALQKNWASAEHWRIRKIKDVNKPSGEAKKRKEKEPFEIDFSSPLSPSQSDLIYTQASSNSAVCLPKKDWKSKSRNLLPDDKHFSSKSLLNLFLKPRSRLARKRPGFGSRTGAQGYSSQDSQPAGDLDEAFWAQQKAPEDAALPEGDYDANFFQDDDGLPFPGGDDPDDDDLEFSDAREHLSPGAEGDMGLTEGVGMTAMLNGDTMNTMGAFGTTLVTQTRRVRPEYVQFARVAKKVDVRRLKEEIWKGMGLEELEETPAPPPNTEEEPKLKFTEVMNGLQSVYPKPAMADISTSYCFICLLHLANEKGLVIENTEGLNELDIRKDWTAEITEGAV